The Variovorax paradoxus B4 genome includes a region encoding these proteins:
- a CDS encoding LysR family transcriptional regulator yields the protein MVSKTHTRPGDIPLLAVRAFVAVGRQGSFTRAGAALGVTQGAVSRHVATLEAFAGTRLFIRRGATSDFTPAGMQLYEALKDAMSTIEITMQLLVQKASQHDRLKVRTSMPSFAMTVVVPSLGAYSAKHGVQIDLITSLAPPQPSDDFDVLITRDLSLAGTESWELAREELVCVGSPSLVAAHHSRAKSAWPMVAARSRPEMLAVWAIAAGIPSDQLHVEATYDHLFLAVSAAIGGTGFLVTPKLLVLDQLRAGNLQLADEAGVSSGASYVAYVNSHSAHTQAAREFCRWLKGLLRERLSTK from the coding sequence ATGGTGAGCAAAACTCATACTCGACCTGGCGACATTCCGCTGCTCGCGGTGCGTGCATTCGTCGCTGTCGGGCGCCAGGGAAGCTTTACCCGAGCGGGCGCGGCGCTGGGCGTGACGCAGGGCGCGGTGAGCCGCCATGTGGCGACGCTGGAAGCGTTTGCGGGTACGCGCCTGTTCATACGCCGAGGCGCCACTTCGGACTTCACGCCCGCAGGGATGCAGCTCTACGAAGCCTTGAAAGATGCGATGTCCACCATCGAGATCACCATGCAGTTGCTGGTGCAGAAGGCAAGCCAGCACGACCGGCTCAAGGTGAGAACGTCAATGCCGAGTTTTGCCATGACCGTCGTCGTCCCCTCGCTGGGCGCCTACTCTGCGAAGCACGGCGTGCAGATCGACCTCATCACCAGCCTTGCTCCGCCGCAGCCCTCGGACGACTTCGATGTGCTGATCACACGCGACCTGAGCCTGGCCGGCACCGAGAGCTGGGAGCTGGCCCGTGAGGAACTGGTCTGCGTGGGATCACCGTCGCTGGTCGCCGCGCATCACAGCCGAGCCAAAAGTGCCTGGCCGATGGTCGCCGCAAGGTCAAGGCCGGAGATGCTTGCCGTCTGGGCCATCGCGGCGGGCATTCCTTCCGACCAGCTCCACGTCGAGGCGACCTACGACCACCTCTTCCTTGCCGTCTCCGCCGCGATCGGCGGGACAGGGTTTCTCGTGACGCCAAAATTGCTGGTTCTGGATCAACTGAGGGCCGGCAACCTTCAACTCGCCGACGAAGCTGGCGTGAGTTCTGGCGCGAGTTATGTCGCCTACGTGAATTCCCATAGCGCACACACACAGGCGGCAAGAGAGTTCTGCCGTTGGTTGAAGGGACTGCTCCGAGAAAGGTTGTCCACGAAGTAA
- a CDS encoding ABC transporter substrate-binding protein has product MIRNFLKLSGFLILGGFWSVAATAGNVVLYSSNNVETVNAVVDQFTKRHPGIKVSVVRAGTGALMQRIKAEAANPLGDIFWSGGLSTISEFREQLAPYASPQAVAVPAAYRGPDGLWLGTNTHVTVLMANLRQVPNGQPPSGWADLADPKWKGKIVIPDPERSSASYVALYGLQQLLGDAALEKIARNAVIVGTTSAAYEGVAKGEFAVAVTMEYAAYEYVAGGLKEVRLVYPTEGTFLSPEGMALIKGGKNPEDARTFYEFLASRPAQTEIFKTAYRRPLRADVDVSKLSDLPALSTIKVVALDDARMGADRAAFIARWRQLVGAR; this is encoded by the coding sequence ATGATCCGCAATTTCTTGAAGCTATCAGGATTCCTCATTCTCGGGGGCTTCTGGTCCGTGGCGGCAACGGCCGGCAACGTCGTCCTCTACTCCTCGAACAATGTGGAGACCGTCAACGCGGTCGTCGATCAGTTCACGAAGCGCCATCCCGGCATCAAGGTTTCGGTGGTCCGTGCCGGCACGGGTGCGCTGATGCAGCGCATCAAGGCGGAGGCAGCCAATCCCCTGGGCGACATTTTCTGGTCGGGGGGCCTGTCGACGATCAGCGAGTTCCGGGAGCAGCTCGCGCCCTATGCGTCGCCGCAGGCCGTCGCGGTGCCAGCGGCCTATCGCGGTCCTGACGGACTGTGGCTAGGGACGAACACGCACGTCACCGTGCTGATGGCCAATCTGCGCCAGGTCCCGAACGGCCAGCCGCCCAGCGGTTGGGCGGACCTCGCCGATCCCAAATGGAAAGGCAAGATCGTCATTCCCGACCCGGAGCGCAGCAGCGCTTCGTACGTCGCGCTCTACGGTCTCCAGCAGCTGCTCGGCGATGCCGCTCTGGAGAAGATCGCGCGCAACGCGGTGATCGTCGGCACCACGTCGGCGGCCTACGAGGGCGTCGCCAAGGGTGAATTCGCCGTCGCGGTGACCATGGAATATGCGGCCTACGAGTACGTGGCCGGCGGCCTGAAGGAAGTCCGGTTGGTCTATCCCACCGAAGGCACCTTTTTGTCGCCGGAAGGCATGGCGCTCATCAAGGGTGGCAAGAACCCGGAGGACGCTCGCACGTTCTACGAATTCCTTGCATCGCGCCCGGCGCAGACGGAGATCTTCAAGACCGCCTATCGGCGTCCGTTGCGCGCGGATGTCGATGTGAGCAAGTTATCGGACCTGCCGGCCCTCTCGACGATCAAGGTCGTGGCACTGGATGACGCGCGCATGGGCGCCGATCGCGCGGCGTTCATTGCACGCTGGCGGCAGCTCGTCGGCGCTCGCTGA